The genomic DNA ATTTGCAGTGGTGAAACATTATGGCGGCATTATTGTGTAAGCAAGCAATATCCATGACAGACGACATCACCTGCTACCAAACTCCCAACCCATTCTTACAAAAGCAACGTAGCACATAAAATCCAATcatcaaacccacccccctcccccccccccgccacGTCACTCCTTGACAGAACacaccccttccacccatcTCGCGAACCTCACGACCGGGgcatccacccccctccagaATATATCCGACACCCAGATCACCGCCGGGACAATGACCAGAGCCGCCAGACCAAAGCCCAGGTCATACCTCCCCTCCGTCTCCACCCCCGTGATCCTTGTCCAGACAAACCTCTCAACAGCATACCCAAACGTATGCAACACCGGCCCGTGCATCAAGTACATCGCATAGCTAATCCGTCCCAGATACTGCACCGGTCCCCAGGCAAAAAACCCCTGCCACCCCTTACACCTCCCCACAGCCATCACAAACAACCCCGCCCCGAGGCTCTGATAGTACCTatacctctcctcctcctcccaccaccccggtATCATGTTCGTAAGCGTCACCCACCCAGGCGTCCTCTCGCTCCCCACATCAGGCTGGCTCATgaaccacaaccccaccagactcaccaccacccacccccacccccctccttgcTTTCTCTTCCTGTCCTTGCTCCACACATCCCGCtccgccaaccccatcccccacaagaaaagcaccacctcccacctcccgctcccaaAACAataccccaccacccctccccccacaaGCCAccgcctcacccccctcttcaccctcgccgtccCGACGAgcaccaaaaacaaaatcatGCTAGCCCTAAACTCGACAGGTATAGTCCAGAGGTGAACATCCATCCTCGTCAGCCCGcccgccacctcccaatcccagACATGCACaaactcccccaccccctttccccagtCCAGCATCTGCTCTGCCGTCGAGTTCAGCGCCTCATAGTGGGTCTCTTGAACATTCCGAACGTAGACCTCATCGTGCGCAAAGTCACACATGGCGGTGTAGGCACCCATCcgggtgaggatgacgatgaagaaaGCGGAGATCGCCGGCGGGAGGAACAGGCGGAGGCAGCGCCGGAAGATGAGGCTCGATagggcggtggagaaggccgagcagttttgggaggcgaggagggtgaggggcTTGAGGGATAGAGCGTAGCCCGAGATGACGAAAAACACGGCCACCATCGGGGGGCCGGAGTACAAAAGGCGGATGAAGGGGAGCTTGaaagggtggaggtggtctGGTGTgtaggggttgggggggagggaggtggtggtggtggtgctgctgtggaAGGGGGATTCGTTGTAGgggccggaggaggatgcaTTGTGGAAGTCACcgtcgctgtcgtcgagggagggaggtggggggacATACCCGTACCCGGTGGCGATGGTGTAGCAGGTGTAGAGGTagtggcagaagaagacaaaTAAAGCGGCCAGGCCACGGATGCCGTCGAGGTAGGCGGTGGGAGACTTGGGGATTGGTGGGACGTAGCCTGGTTGAAGGAAGGAGGGTAGTAAGAAGATGAGGGTGCGTTTCAAAAGGGAGCGTGGTGGGCGGTGACAGGGAGGcaagggggatggtggcgggagggtgaaaagggggtcgTGTGTTTCGAGGTAGGGGATGAACTTCTCTGTTTCGTcaaatgatgatgatgatgaggaggaggatgaagaggatgaagaggaagaagaagaagaagaagaagaagaagggaggcTGAGGGTTTCCTGGTATGTGAGGGGGGTGTATCCCGCCATGATTTGCTTGTTGTTTCCGGTCAGGGGAAAAA from Podospora pseudoanserina strain CBS 124.78 chromosome 2, whole genome shotgun sequence includes the following:
- a CDS encoding hypothetical protein (EggNog:ENOG503NV94; COG:I), which encodes MIHTGAGTESGRFGSTWIRAGSFHSCDVKPKSSFSRSCVGTMFGAARLILDAPLAAGAPTMLWIERHSAAVEQEEKGRSGCGGPGNNGGATRMLGSTFRPMAPWIAGWSNTRCRLGPVPVFPLTGNNKQIMAGYTPLTYQETLSLPSSSSSSSSSSSSSSSSSSSSSSFDETEKFIPYLETHDPLFTLPPPSPLPPCHRPPRSLLKRTLIFLLPSFLQPGYVPPIPKSPTAYLDGIRGLAALFVFFCHYLYTCYTIATGYGYVPPPPSLDDSDGDFHNASSSGPYNESPFHSSTTTTTSLPPNPYTPDHLHPFKLPFIRLLYSGPPMVAVFFVISGYALSLKPLTLLASQNCSAFSTALSSLIFRRCLRLFLPPAISAFFIVILTRMGAYTAMCDFAHDEVYVRNVQETHYEALNSTAEQMLDWGKGVGEFVHVWDWEVAGGLTRMDVHLWTIPVEFRASMILFLVLVGTARVKRGVRRWLVGGGVVGYCFGSGRWEVVLFLWGMGLAERDVWSKDRKRKQGGGWGWVVVSLVGLWFMSQPDVGSERTPGWVTLTNMIPGWWEEEERYRYYQSLGAGLFVMAVGRCKGWQGFFAWGPVQYLGRISYAMYLMHGPVLHTFGYAVERFVWTRITGVETEGRYDLGFGLAALVIVPAVIWVSDIFWRGVDAPVVRFARWVEGVCSVKE